A single window of Nakaseomyces glabratus chromosome G, complete sequence DNA harbors:
- the RLI1 gene encoding Fe-S cluster-binding ribosome biosynthesis protein (CAGL0G08041g~Ortholog(s) have iron ion binding activity and role in positive regulation of translation, ribosomal large subunit biogenesis, ribosomal subunit export from nucleus, ribosome disassembly, translational initiation, translational termination): MSDKGSRIAVVNADRCKPKKCRQECKRSCPVVKTGKLCIEVTPTSKIAFISEVLCIGCGICVKKCPFDAITIINLPTNLESHVTHRYSANSFKLHRLPTPRPGQVLGLVGTNGIGKSTALKILAGKQKPNLGRFDDPPEWQEIIKYFRGSELQNYFTKMLEDDIKAIIKPQYVDNLPRAIKGPVQKVGELLKLRMEKPQDTVKQYIKTLQLDHLLNREIGLLSGGELQRFAIAMSCVQDADVYMFDEPSSYLDVKQRLNAALIIRSLLEPSKYVIAVEHDLSVLDYLSDFVCILYGVPSVYGVVTLPSSVREGINIFLDGHIPSENMRFRTEALQFRIADSAADIIVDATRAYSYPDMKRTQGDFTLNVQSGEFSDSEILVMMGENGTGKTTLIKLLAGAIPADDGTSVPKLNVSMKPQTIAPKFPGTVRQLFFKKIRAQFLNPQFQTDVVKPLKIDDIIDQEVKHLSGGELQRVAIVLSLGIPADIYLIDEPSAYLDSEQRIICSKVIRRFILHNKKTAFIVEHDFIMATYLADKVIVFDGTPSQNTTATAPESLLTGCNRFLKNLNVTFRRDPNSFRPRINKLDSQMDKEQKLSGNYFFLDSNGV, encoded by the coding sequence ATGAGTGATAAAGGAAGTCGTATCGCCGTGGTGAACGCGGATAGATGTAAGCCTAAGAAATGTCGTCAGGAATGTAAGAGATCCTGTCCAGTGGTCAAGACCGGTAAGCTTTGTATTGAAGTGACTCCAACATCCAAGATCGCCTTCATCTCCGAAGTGCTATGTATCGGTTGTGGTATCTGTGTGAAGAAGTGTCCATTCGATGCCATCACTATTATCAACCTGCCAACCAACTTGGAGAGCCACGTTACACATCGTTACTCCGCTAACAGTTTCAAGCTGCACAGATTACCAACTCCAAGACCTGGCCAAGTGCTAGGTCTGGTGGGTACCAACGGTATTGGTAAGTCTACTGCTCTAAAGATTCTAGCCGGTAAGCAAAAGCCTAACCTGGGCCGTTTCGATGACCCTCCAGAATGGCAAGAGATTATCAAGTACTTCCGTGGTTCCGAGTTGCAAAACTACTTCACAAAGATGCTGGAAGATGACATCAAGGCCATTATCAAGCCTCAATACGTTGACAACTTGCCAAGAGCTATCAAGGGTCCAGTACAAAAAGTCGGTGaacttttgaaattaaGAATGGAAAAGCCACAAGACACAGTTAAACAATACATCAAGACTTTACAACTTGACCACCTGCTGAATAGAGAAATTGGCCTGCTATCTGGTGGTGAACTGCAAAGATTTGCCATTGCTATGTCATGTGTCCAAGATGCTGATGTTTACATGTTCGATGAACCATCCTCCTATCTGGATGTCAAGCAACGTCTGAACGCTGCTTTGATCATCAGATCCTTACTAGAACCATCCAAATATGTCATTGCAGTCGAGCACGATTTGTCTGTGCTAGATTACTTATCTGATTTCGTCTGTATTCTTTACGGTGTTCCATCTGTATACGGTGTTGTCACTTTGCCATCCTCTGTTAGAGAAGGTATCAACATTTTCTTGGATGGTCACATTCCATCCGAAAACATGAGATTTAGAACTGAAGCTCTGCAATTCAGGATCGCCGACTCTGCAGCTGACATCATCGTTGATGCTACGCGTGCTTACTCCTACCCAGACATGAAGCGTACACAAGGTGATTTCACATTGAACGTCCAATCCGGTGAGTTCTCTGACTCTGAAATCCTGGTGATGATGGGTGAAAACGGTACTGGTAAGACCACTTTGATCAAGTTGTTGGCCGGTGCTATCCCAGCCGATGACGGTACTTCTGTTCCAAAGTTGAACGTCTCCATGAAGCCTCAAACCATCGCACCAAAGTTCCCAGGTACCGTCAGACAACtgttcttcaagaagatcagAGCCCAATTCCTAAACCCACAATTCCAGACCGATGTGGTCAAGCCACTAAAGATCGATGACATCATCGACCAAGAAGTCAAGCACTTGTCCGGTGGTGAATTGCAAAGAGTCGCCATCGTGCTGTCTCTGGGTATCCCTGCCGACATCTACCTGATCGACGAGCCTTCCGCTTACTTGGATTCCGAACAGCGTATTATCTGTTCCAAGGTCATCAGAAGATTCATCCTACACAACAAGAAGACCGCGTTCATTGTCGAGCACGATTTCATCATGGCCACTTACTTGGCCGACAAGGTCATTGTCTTCGACGGTACCCCATCCCAAAACACAACCGCCACGGCTCCAGAGTCCCTACTGACCGGTTGTAACAGGTTCTTGAAGAACCTGAACGTCACCTTCAGAAGGGATCCAAACTCCTTCAGACCAAGAATCAACAAGCTGGACTCCCAAATGGACAAAGAACAGAAACTGTCCGGTAACTACTTCTTCCTGGACAGCAACGGTGTCTAG